Within Chitinivibrionales bacterium, the genomic segment TCAACCTTCCCAAAAAAAACGGGCTCTCCGATTTCCTGCTCGGCACGAGCGGCGTGGAGGGCATCATCAAGAAAACGGTGCACGACAATCTCTCCGTCATCACGGCCGGCGAACATCCGCAGAACCCGGCGGAGCTCATCGGCGGCGCCCGCTTCGAGCAGCTCGTCGCCGCGCTGCGCAGCATGGCCGACTTTGTGATCTTCGATTCGCCCGCGCTGCTGCCGGTGAGCGACGGACTGAGCATGGCGCCGAAGGTCGACGCGTGCATCATGGTGGTGCGGGCGCTCTGGACGCCCGTGAAGGCCGCGCAGCAGGCGAAGAACCAGCTCAAGCGCATCGGCTGCTCGGTGGCCGGGGCCGTTCTCAACGGCATCTCCCATTCGCGCGGCTACTATCCGTACTACTACGGGTATTACCGCTATTACGCCTACAAATACACCTACGAGGACGACCATGAGGAGGGAAAGCGCAAGCTTTCGGTGCGGGAAATGGGCCTTGCCTTTGAATCCAAACTCAAGGGCGCCATGCAGACGCTGGTGTATTCGGCCCCCCACTACACCGCCATGTCCCTCTCATTTGCAAAGCACCTGCTGCGCAGAAAAACCTTCTGGATCCTCCTGGCCCTCCTGTTCTGCGCCCCCTTCGTCCCGGCGGCCCTGAAATTTTTCGGCGTAGGCACCGCCGGGGGAAAAATATCTTATATTGGTAACAAGGAACCCATACGGTTTCTCGGCCCCCGCGCCGGCTCGTCGCTTGAGGCGCTCGCGCCAGGGCAAAAGGCGCCGCCGTCGGATTCAGCGGCCGCGCGAATCGTCCAGGCCGTTTCCGCCGACGCCGCGCCCCTCGCCGGACTCAGCGACAGCCTGCGGCAATGGCAGAGGGCGCTCAACGAAAAGAACTTGACGCGGTTTCTTTCTTTTTACGACACCGCGCGGTTTAAATATCCGGGCGGAGGATTTACCGAATGGGAATATGAAAAAAGCGGCCTGTTCCGCCAGGACGGCACCGCGCCCGTTCTCGCCATCGACAGCATCTGGCCCGAGCCGGTGGCGATGCCGTTTTACGAGACTGACTGCGCCGCCACCGTTGCCATGGGCGCGGACTCGACGCACCGCGTGTATTCCATCATCTGGCAGTTCGTAAGCGGCCAATGGCGGATCGTGCGGGAAAAATACAGGGAGTGAGTATGAGCACATCGCAAAAAGACAAACAGCGGATCGCACGGCATGTCGTGTACACGATCCTCGCCGCCGCAATCGCGTGGCGGCTGGTTTCCGAAGTGCGCCCGCTTGTTTTTCCGGACCGGAGCGGCGCGTGGGACAATTACACCGTCACCATCACCGGAAACGTGCTGAGGCCCGGCCAGTACAGCGTACCGCCCGGCACCACCCATTTTGAGATCCTCAAGGTCGCCGGCGTGCGGCCGACCTCCGACATCTCGCAGTTCGAGCTCGCCCGGCCCATCACCGACAACCAGCAGCTGCAGGTGGGCACCATGCCCAACCCGGTCACTCTGAAAAGAGAGCCGAACAAGTTGCGCGTGGAATTTTTTCTCGACACCCTATCGGTGATCGCGCCGGACGGCAAGGCGCGGCCCGTCGCCGAGGGAATGGAGATCAACCAAGGCGACCGCGTGGTCACCAGGGAGAAATCGCAGGCCGAGCTGTCGGTGTCCGCATTCTCGCACATCGACATCGACCATTCATCGGAGCTCGCCGCCGACAGGATCGCCGCGGCAGAGGGCGGCCGTTTGACCACCGCGCTGTTCCAGAAATCCGGCACCGTGTGGTACAAAATCGCCTACGGGGCGAAAACCGACCTGTTCAAGATCACCACGCCGCTGGTCAACGTCACGGTCGGGGGCGGCGGCGCCGATTTCACCATTACGATCAACCCGGGCCGCACCGACGTGAGCACCCTGGACGGGATGCTGCTGGTCGAGCGCGTCGCGGGCAGCGAGGCGATCAACCTGATTTCGGGCCAGTCCGCGGCCGTGTACGGCGATAACAGGCCGTTCCAGGTGACGTCGCTTGGCGCCGGAGCCGCGCCCGCCGAGCGCTTCTCGTTTTTGACAAAAGGCAAAACAAGCTTCATGACGCGCCGCATGCCGTTCAACTTCGTGTTCTGCGGCGTCCCCACCGTCTATTATTTCGGCTCGGTCCAGTACCAGACCGGCTCATTCCACCTGGTGCGCCTCCCTTCGGAAACCTCGGTGGAGGAATTCGCCCAGGGCTGCACCACGCTCGACCAGGCGTTTTTGTTCGGCGGCGGCGGTTTCGTGAGCTCGCTCGTGGAGCAGATCTTGGACATGCGCGTCTCGAAATTCTGCGTTCTGGAGAAGGATGACATCATCAGGGTCGCCGGCGCCCTGGGCGGCATCAACAACGTCGACGTTGACGAAAAGGCGGCCGGCTACATGCACCTCTCCCGGGGGCCGCAGAAACTCACCAACCAGCAGCTCTCCACGTTTCTCAAGCCCACCCTTTCGGGCCTGGAGGATTTCAAGGCGCGGCAGATAAAGGTGCTTAAAGCAATCTTCAACGAGTTTTCATCGAAAAACACCGTGCTCACCGCGCTGCTCGCCCAGCAGGTGCTCGCCCATATCCAGACCAACGTCAGCGCCCTGGAAGCCATGGACGAATACGGAAAATTCTCCGAGGTAAAGGGCTGGGCATTCAAGGAGCACTCGCTCCCGGTGCGGCAGGGCATGCGGGGCGGCCGGGCCATTGCCGACCCGATCCTTGACTCATGCAAAACCCTGCTGCAGTAGGAATGATGTCCACCCCGAACAGAGACAAGCCCATGAGCGTTCTCGTTGTCGGGCACCGGGGCCAGCTCGGCCGGGACATGATGCTCGCCGCCGCCGCCAAAGGCTTCGCCGTGCACGGCGAGGATTTCCCCGGCATTGACATCACGCGCCTTGACAGCGTCACGAAAGCGGTGGCGCGGTACCGCCCGGCGGCCGTCATCAATTGCGCCGCGTTCACCGCTGTTGACCAATGCGAATCCGAGACCGCGAAGGCGTTCGCGGTCAACGCCGACGGCGCGAAAAACCTCGCGCTTGCCGCGGCGGAGTGCGGCGCGAAGCTCGTGCACCTCAGCACCGACTATGTTTTCGACGGGATGAAAAAAACGCCCTATGTGGAAACGGATAAGCCCAACCCCCTTTCCGTGTACGGAAAATCCAAACTCGAGGGAGAGAAGCTGCTCGCCGAAACCTACGACCGGTGCTTCATCGTCCGCGTGGCCTGGCTCTACGGCACCAGGGGAAACAATTTCCTCAAGACCATCCGCAGCCGCGCACAGAAATGCGCGGTGACGGGCGAACCGGTCAAGGTGGTCAACGACCAGATCGGCACACCCACCTACACGATGCACGTTTGCCGGCAGCTGCTTTCCCTGATGCAATCCGAGCATTTCGGGATATATCACGGAACGAACGAGGGGTCGTGCTCCTGGTTTGACTTTGCAAGCGCGATTGTGAAGGCATACGCCATAAAGGCAAACGTGGTTCCCTGCACGACGGCTGAGTTCCCGCGGCCCGCGCCGAGACCGGCAAACAGCGTATTGGAGAATGAGAGACTGAAAAAGCTGCTGATGAATACCATGCCGAGGTGGGAGATGGGGTTGGAGGAATATTTGGAGGAAGAGAAAAAGATATAGTATTGGAGGGGGAGGTTTCCCCCTGGGGTGCAGCTTCCACCGCCTCCTTCACAGAAAAGAAAATGTAGGCCGGAAGCGGTGGCGATCTGCACCCGCACCCCTTCCTGGGTGCGGCCGGGTACCGACAGCGGCAAGATTCACACTTTTGGTGGGCGCACCCGCGGAGGGTAGTTGATTAAGAGAAAGCTTTCTTACCTTGATTTATTAATGATAATTAAAATCTGAGGCAGGAAAAAATATGGGAATCTTACTTGTTCTGCTGATAACACTATCAATTATCGCTACAATCTTATTATTTCAAATCCTAAAGCAGCTTAAATCCTCAAATCAACACCAGCAAACCCTGATCAACGGCGTTGACAAAATCCAAGCCGACAGCGCAAGAAGTATGTCCCGCCTGGAGGATTACCTGTCCGCCATCGCGGAACATTTCGGCAAAGACGCCCACGACCATAGAAAACAGCGAAACCTCGACACCCGGCTTTACGCGCTGCTCAAAGAAGGCAGCAAGGGCGAAGCCGTTAAGCAGTATCAAGACATTTCTGGAAAAGGGTTGAAGGAGTCCGAAAAGTATATTGATGAATTGGAAAGAAAAATCAAGAATAAAAGTTACTCGGGAGACACGCTGGTATAAAAGGGCCATCAATGATTATTGGCCCTCGGTCGCGGTATTAGAAGCAACCTAAAACTGGAATCTTTAAAAAATGATCGGTAAATGGACAGGGTCGTACCGCTATTCCGGTTGGTTAATGCGGAAATTAATTCCCTATATTGAAACCCGATTTGAAATTAACATAAGCGAATTTGACGGACACACTTTCAAAGGGACCGTTCAGGATGATTTGTCGACTGGTGGGACTCCGGGGATCGGCTCAATTGACGGCATAATTTCTGAATATAAAATAGAATTCATTAAGAAAATGCCAATTCGGGCCTCCTACCTTACTTCAGGAAAACACCTAATTGAACAAGGAAAGAAGCATCCCCCAATTTATTATTCAGGAGTTTTCGGGCCAGATCTAACTGAAGCAGGGGGAAAATGGCGAATTAAAACGGGATTTGCGCTCGTAGGCTTTTTGCCCGCTCTAAGGTTGCCATTACGCGGTGAATGGACTATGGCATTTCAGCGTCAATTTTAATGTCATCATTGTATATGTTGCTTGTGACAACCAAATGAAATTTTAAATAATTTACTTCAGGAGCTCATCTTCCATGAAACTTCTCGTCACCGGCGGCTGCGGGTTCATCGGCTCGAACTTCGTCCTCCACATGCTTGCGTCACGCAAGGACTGCTCCATTGTCAACCTCGACGCGCTCACCTACGCCGGCAACCCGGACAATTTGCGTTCGGTTGAGAACGACAGCAGGTATACTTTTGTCAAGGCCGACATCTGCGACAGGAACGCTTGCGCCGCCGCATTCGACCGTCACGACGTCGACGCGGTGGTGCATTTCGCCGCCGAGTCGCATGTCGACCGGAGCATCCAGGGACCGGCCGCATTCGTGCTCACCAACGTCCTGGGCACCCAGAACCTGCTCGAAAGCGCGAAAAACGCCTGGAAGGGCAAGGCCGGCAAAAAACGCTTCATCCACATCTCCACCGACGAGGTGTACGGCACGCTCGGCCGCAAGGGTGCTTTTTCGGAAACAACCCCGCTTGCGCCGAACAGCCCGTATTCGGCGAGCAAGGCGGGCAGTGACCTTGTCGCGCGCGCGTATTTCGAGACCTTCAGGTTCCCGGTCATCGTCACGCGCTGCTCCAATAACTACGGCCCGCTGCAGTTCCCGGAAAAGCTCATCCCGCTCATGATCACTAACGCGCTGCGCGATTTGCCGCTGCCGGTGTACGGCGACGGCCTTAACATACGCGACTGGCTGCACGTTTCCGACCACTGCCGCGCCGTTGCCGCGGTGCTTGCCAAAGGAAAACCCGGCCAGGTGTACAACATCGGCGGCTCCAACGAACGGCGAAACATCGACATTGTCAAGCTCATCCTCAAGGAGCTGGGGAAACCCGAAAGCCTCGTCACCTTTGTGACCGACCGGCTCGGCCACGACCGGCGCTACGCCATAAACGCCGCGAAGATCAGGCGCGAGCTGGGGTGGAAGCCGAGGGTGAAATTCGATGAGGGGATACGGACGACGATCAAATGGTATCTTGACAACAAGGCGTGGTGGGAGAAATTGTTATATCAAAAAGTATAGAGCCCTTCCCCCGACAGAAAAGATAGAACGCCGGCTGCTCACCAGCAACCGGCGTTCTTTATCAGTCGGAAAACAATTTATTATTTCACTTTCTCCTTCATCAACTCCTTGTCCAGCTCCAAATTCTTCTTCACGAACTTCTCCTTTTGCACCGCCGCCATGTCCATTTTTTCCCTGGCGAACTTGCCGTCCTTGCGCACCGAGATCTTCTGGCCGGCCACGATGGTAAGCCACTGCTCGAGCGACACCTCGTAGGGGCCGGGGATCTCTTCGGGGCCGGGCACCTCGATGTGCTCTTTTTTTACCGTTTCCTTTTTCTGTTCCTTCTTTTTTTCCTGGTCGAGCTGCTTTTTCAAGCTGTCGGAAGGGCCGACCGCCACCTTGCCCTCGAACACGTTGACGTAGGTGGCGGAATCGGGCGTATATGAAAAGTCGAACACGGTTCCGCGTATGGCGGCCACGGCAGTCGGCGTGGCGACCTCGAACTGCTTGCCCGAGGAAATGAGCTTGCGCATGTTGACCCATACGCTCCCGAGCCCGCTCTTGGTGCGTATGGTCTTTTCGGACGATTCCTCGATGGTCACCTTGGTCTTTTCGTCCATGCGCAGCACGGTGCCGATGGCGTAGCGTATTTCGGCGAAGCTTTCTTCGCGGGTGTAAACCTGGTCGCCCACCTCGAGCGCGGACCCCGGCTTTGCGTCGCGCCAGTCGGCCGCGCCCTTCTTGAGGATGCTCACGTTCCCCTCGAAGGACGTGATCTTCGCGACGCTTTCAGCGCCCACGGTCCAGACAACCATGCACACCGCCGCCGCAATCATCGCCAGTC encodes:
- a CDS encoding FecR domain-containing protein, which gives rise to MSTSQKDKQRIARHVVYTILAAAIAWRLVSEVRPLVFPDRSGAWDNYTVTITGNVLRPGQYSVPPGTTHFEILKVAGVRPTSDISQFELARPITDNQQLQVGTMPNPVTLKREPNKLRVEFFLDTLSVIAPDGKARPVAEGMEINQGDRVVTREKSQAELSVSAFSHIDIDHSSELAADRIAAAEGGRLTTALFQKSGTVWYKIAYGAKTDLFKITTPLVNVTVGGGGADFTITINPGRTDVSTLDGMLLVERVAGSEAINLISGQSAAVYGDNRPFQVTSLGAGAAPAERFSFLTKGKTSFMTRRMPFNFVFCGVPTVYYFGSVQYQTGSFHLVRLPSETSVEEFAQGCTTLDQAFLFGGGGFVSSLVEQILDMRVSKFCVLEKDDIIRVAGALGGINNVDVDEKAAGYMHLSRGPQKLTNQQLSTFLKPTLSGLEDFKARQIKVLKAIFNEFSSKNTVLTALLAQQVLAHIQTNVSALEAMDEYGKFSEVKGWAFKEHSLPVRQGMRGGRAIADPILDSCKTLLQ
- the rfbD gene encoding dTDP-4-dehydrorhamnose reductase, yielding MMSTPNRDKPMSVLVVGHRGQLGRDMMLAAAAKGFAVHGEDFPGIDITRLDSVTKAVARYRPAAVINCAAFTAVDQCESETAKAFAVNADGAKNLALAAAECGAKLVHLSTDYVFDGMKKTPYVETDKPNPLSVYGKSKLEGEKLLAETYDRCFIVRVAWLYGTRGNNFLKTIRSRAQKCAVTGEPVKVVNDQIGTPTYTMHVCRQLLSLMQSEHFGIYHGTNEGSCSWFDFASAIVKAYAIKANVVPCTTAEFPRPAPRPANSVLENERLKKLLMNTMPRWEMGLEEYLEEEKKI
- the rfbB gene encoding dTDP-glucose 4,6-dehydratase, translated to MKLLVTGGCGFIGSNFVLHMLASRKDCSIVNLDALTYAGNPDNLRSVENDSRYTFVKADICDRNACAAAFDRHDVDAVVHFAAESHVDRSIQGPAAFVLTNVLGTQNLLESAKNAWKGKAGKKRFIHISTDEVYGTLGRKGAFSETTPLAPNSPYSASKAGSDLVARAYFETFRFPVIVTRCSNNYGPLQFPEKLIPLMITNALRDLPLPVYGDGLNIRDWLHVSDHCRAVAAVLAKGKPGQVYNIGGSNERRNIDIVKLILKELGKPESLVTFVTDRLGHDRRYAINAAKIRRELGWKPRVKFDEGIRTTIKWYLDNKAWWEKLLYQKV
- a CDS encoding FecR family protein; amino-acid sequence: MRRLAMIAAAVCMVVWTVGAESVAKITSFEGNVSILKKGAADWRDAKPGSALEVGDQVYTREESFAEIRYAIGTVLRMDEKTKVTIEESSEKTIRTKSGLGSVWVNMRKLISSGKQFEVATPTAVAAIRGTVFDFSYTPDSATYVNVFEGKVAVGPSDSLKKQLDQEKKKEQKKETVKKEHIEVPGPEEIPGPYEVSLEQWLTIVAGQKISVRKDGKFAREKMDMAAVQKEKFVKKNLELDKELMKEKVK